A window of Thermosipho japonicus genomic DNA:
GCGTTGGGAGATTTTGTGGATCTCAATACTGTTTTACTTCTGCAAAGTTTGAATAGAAATTTCCATGGTGTATTTGGAAATATGGATGAATACGATGTGAGAGATTATCTACCTGCTCAAAAGGTTGTAAAAATTGGAAAATTTACGATAGGTTTGACCCATGGAAGCGGTTCTCACATAAGAATTCCAGAAAGGATTGTAAATTGGTTCGATAAAGATGTGAATGTTATATTATATGGGCATAGTCATGTACCTGATGATAGAGTATACCGTGGAAAGCGTTTCATAAATCCAGGGACAGCTATGGAAACATACGGTATAATGGAAATAAATGGTGATACACTAAAATTTGAAGTATTCAAGGAGGAGTAGAGATGGTAGGTTACGAAATTTATATCCGCTCTTTTTATGATTATAACAACGATGGAACAGGTGACTTTAAAGGCCTTTCTAATGCTGTTTCTTATCTCAAAGATTTGGGTGTTGATCTTGTCTGGATAATGCCTCATTTTAAAGCTCCAAGTTACCATGGATATGATATCATAGATTTCTTTGATACAACACCTTCATATGGAACGATTG
This region includes:
- a CDS encoding metallophosphoesterase family protein, with the protein product MRFLVISDLHIPTRNFQIHPKIVEIAKECDGIFALGDFVDLNTVLLLQSLNRNFHGVFGNMDEYDVRDYLPAQKVVKIGKFTIGLTHGSGSHIRIPERIVNWFDKDVNVILYGHSHVPDDRVYRGKRFINPGTAMETYGIMEINGDTLKFEVFKEE